In the Ostrinia nubilalis chromosome 15, ilOstNubi1.1, whole genome shotgun sequence genome, one interval contains:
- the LOC135078679 gene encoding uncharacterized protein LOC135078679: MSLWSTIRKFGLGYCDLPTMLWNVSFMLRALTLNIDSRYKKRIPLIFYIIFALVAASYFYIYLISVAWFVFWHSRETGDLVAAMVVASLGIASEIGTAKLIYMFLYRNKVRELVDMYLDCDALVKPGSRFANNLTKTLRNVKKRAMIFWIVIMGNGVVYVLKPLLMSGRHFMEDLFTPYGFDPFYESPNYEIVYLLMTGGVFFTCYLSANITTFHIIITGYTEGQMLALSKEMLNLWSDAQRFYLDHRTFDMGTTRPVVTLDSEQKTKKKIVNEYVKKRLHEMIKIHTTNINLLHHVERVYRGAIAIEFGILIIGLIFELLGGLENTYLQVPYALMQVAMDCLTGQRVMDASKAFEDAVYDCKWENFDVANMKTILLMLQNSQKTMRLSAGGVTTLSFSSLMMVFRSVYSAYTTLRTTMNK, encoded by the exons ATGTCGTTATGGAGCACCATCCGCAAGTTCGGGCTGGGCTACTGCGACCTGCCCACCATGCTGTGGAACGTGAGTTTCATGCTGCGAGCTCTCACTCTCAACATCGACAGCAGATATAAGAAGC GCATCCCATTAATCTTCTACATCATCTTCGCGCTGGTGGCGGCGAGCTACTTCTACATCTACCTGATCTCCGTAGCCTGGTTCGTGTTCTGGCACTCCCGGGAGACGGGCGACCTCGTAGCCGCCATGGTGGTAGCCTCGCTAGGGATCGCCAGCGAGATTGGAACTGCAAAGCTGATCTATATGTTTCTGTACAG AAATAAGGTGAGGGAGCTTGTAGACATGTACCTAGACTGTGATGCTCTGGTGAAGCCCGGCAGTCGGTTCGCCAACAACCTGACGAAGACCCTGAGGAACGTGAAGAAGCGAGCCATGATCTTCTGGATCGTGATCATGGGGAACGGGGTGGTCTACGTGTTGAAGCCGCTGCTGATGTCTGGAAGACACTTTATGGAAGATCTGTTTACTCCTTATG gATTTGATCCTTTCTACGAATCACCAAACTACGAGATCGTATACCTCCTGATGACTGGAGGGGTATTCTTCACCTGCTACCTCTCGGCCAACATCACCACCTTCCACATCATCATCACCGGCTACACGGAGGGCCAGATGCTGGCTCTGAGCAAGGAGATGCTCAACCTTTGGAGCGACGCCCAGCGGTTTTACCTGGACCATCGCACATTTGATATGGGCACCACCAGACCTGTGGTTACCCTTGACAGTGAACAAAAAACAAAGAAGAAGATCGTCAATGAATATGTGAAAAAGCGGTTGCATGAAATGATAAAAATCCATACGACTAATATAAACTTATTGCACCATGTCGAAAGAGTATACCGAGGGGCGATTGCCATTGAATTTGGGATACTAATAATTGGTTTGATCTTCGAACTCCTTGGTGGTCTTGAAAATACGTACCTGCAGGTTCCTTATGCATTGATGCAAGTTGCTATGGACTGCTTGACTGGTCAGAGAGTGATGGATGCAAGCAAGGCGTTCGAGGATGCCGTGTACGACTGCAAATGGGAGAACTTCGATGTAGCCAACATGAAGACGATCCTGCTGATGCTGCAAAACTCGCAGAAGACCATGAGGCTGTCTGCTGGGGGGGTCACCACGTTGAGCTTCAGTTCCCTGATGATGGTTTTTAGGTCCGTTTATTCAGCCTATACTACTTTGAGAACCACTATGAACAAATAA